In Butyrivibrio proteoclasticus B316, the sequence TTCTTATACTTCGACGCTAACTAATCATCACCATCTATTTCTTTTCTCCGTGCTAAAGCATATGGATTATCAGATGATGCATCAAATCCATCCAGCAGATATTCATGTGGGATGTATTCATCATAATCAAAATCCATGAAATAGTTACAAAATATCTGTTCTGCATAGATTATTCTGTTCTTTCCATCTGTAAGAGCATATACAAATCCATTGTAGGAATCAGCATTTATTGCCAATAAGTCATATGTCGTCTCTTCTTCAACGCTGTAATATCCAATATAATCTGTAGACGGATATGATTTAAGTCTTTCCGACTCTTTTAAATAGTCTTCGTTAGAATAATCAACAACAAGATAGCCAAGGTACTGGGCATCCCAGGGATTATAATAAACCATCTTATAGTCTGCAATCGTCATGTTATCAGTAATCTCCTGAGGCCATATGCTTTCATCAATGCCCCATTTATTCCATTGTGAATCTGCATCAGTTACGTCAAACGACATGTATTCCCTGTAATTTGTTATATCAGTGTACACCTCAGGTTTTGTAGTAACTGATCCAACAACGAAAATGCCTACAAGAACCGCAGCTGCAATACTACACAAGGCGCTAATAGCGGCAACTATTGCAATTACTATTATTATGATCTTTTTACTTTTATCCGTATTCATCACTCTTTATCCTTTCTTCTGTTTCCAAAAAAATGAAGCGGAATACGAATAATGCTTTCCACCAGAATGATTGCTACTATTGTCACTCCTGACATAAAGTTTACCAGCGTCCATTCACCACGGATAAAACATGCTATTCCCAAAATAAATATAAGACCGATAAACTTTATAACACTTTTCGGAAAATCATAAAGATTACCATTCATGTCTGTCCAACCCATGTAACTAAATACTGTCTTTTTCTCTGTATCTGCTATATCCCTGGCAATGTCCATAAATTTATTGCCCCTGCGCTCTGCATCCTCCAGGACATTCCAATACTTATCTACATCGAAGGATGCAATATCCACATCATCACTTTTCAGGCGTTTACTAAGCAGTACTGCTCCATTAAGTTCTTCAATCTGTTTTCCAAGTCTTACCAGATTTTCTTCAAGTACTTCATCCAAAGTTCTCGCTTCGTCTAGAACGTCCTCTATGTCAATCACCGAAAAGCCTATCTTTCGAAGGAGGATAATCTGTTTCAACCTTCCAACATCATATTCAGAATAGTCACGGTATCCATTACTTTCTCTGACTGGCTTTATAAGATTCTCTTTTTCATAAAACCTTATCGTTGCTCTGGGAACTTCTAACAGCTGCTCCACTTCTTTAATTGTCATACATGCACCTCCATTTTCAATTCATGAAGCAACTGTAGGCTATAAACAAGGTTTACAGTCAACAACTTTTTTAAAAAACATGTGATTTCTTCTGCTGCAAATGATTACATGTGTTATTTAAGAAAACAAAGACTCTACCATTATACTGAATAGAAAATTTGCACACAATCATTATCGACTGTGTGCAAATAAGCTCGTAAAAAACCAATCATGCTGATATTCGAGGGTTTTTATTCGAATATAACACGCCAACTTCAGCCCGACAAGCTCCGATTTATATAAATCCAGCTATCTATGTTCTCTGCCGCAGCAAATCTCTCAAATGCATTCCTTGCTTTACTGAGAAGTACGTCAAGATCAATATTATTCTCGAAGCAATAGATCACCACAAGAATATCCTCGGCATTTTCGGTTACCATCGCCCGCGTAGAATCAGACATGGAGGAGCAAAGATTCCATCATCATCTGCCAGCACGAGCATGTTCTCCATATCCAGAAAAACCTTACCGATACCTGTATGTTGCAGGCTGTTTCTCAAAGAACAGATGTGTCTTACTGTCTATGACCTGATCTCCTGCGCTCATTTTCTGTACTCCTCATAGCACCATCTGGCGATTCTTGCGATCAGATCCGCAGGCAACTCCTGGTCATACGGCAGCCGGATCGTCCCCTTACTCACATCGAATCCTGTCAGTTCCTTTTTAAACGCTTCGGTGGCGCCATCACCCGGATATAGCCCAATATGCTTTTTGGCTGCTGCAAAGTGAATGATATTTCTCCCCTTCCAGAAAGTAGGCATCGACCAGGATATGCGTTCCTCAGCCTCCGGCAATGCTTCTGCCAGAATGTCGCGGACTTCCTTCAGCCTGGGCTGTACCTGTGCATCCTGTACAGCAATGTACTCCTCGATATTCTGCGGTTTCATACAGTAATGACCCTGATTCTGTTTACTGAACTCCCTACCGCATTTCGGGCATTTCCACTTCATCTTAAAATACTCTCCATTGGTTTTCCCTTCGCAAGTTCATCCACCAGCTTGTCAAGCTGCCGGATTTTCTTCATCAAAGGATCTTCAATCGTCTCTATCTGAATACCACATATCTTTCCGGTAATAAGAGCCGCACGCTGATTATAGGCAGGTGTGTCAGAGAAAAACTCACCATATGTAATATCTGAATTCATTGCAGCATCGATTTGCTCCGTCGAGTATCCGGTGAGCCAGGCAGTCACCTCCTTGACTTCCTCTATCGTCCTTCCTTTACGTTCTGCCTTCTGGATCAATGCAGAGTAGATATCTTGAAAACGCATATCAAATACCGAACGTCGTGCCATATCATCACCTCATAAAACACCGATTTGTCGTTCTGCATTGTTTTCCGGGAGAACTTGCTAACACTTCAGCCAGACCAATCTCATTTGTCACAAGTAGTTTACTCATGTATTTCCAAAGGAAGCCCGTCCGGGTCACGGAAAAACGTCATTTTTTCACCCGTGAAAGCATCCCGTCGTATCGGTTCACAAGGGATACCCATAGACTCCAATTCTGCGACGGTCTCATCTACACTATCTACACGGAAAGCAAGATGACGCAATCCGTAAGCTTCGGGAGAAGGACGGAGTGGATGATCCTTCATAATAAAAAGTTCAATTTCGCTGTCATCGAGCTTAAGGTCAATCTTCCAATCATCCCGTTCCGGTCTATAGTTCTCTCGCAGAATTCGAAAGCCAAGCTTATTATGGTAAAAGTTCAGAGCAGTGTCTTTGTCGGAACAAATCACCGCAATATGATGAATGCGATTTAATTTCATGAGGCGCCTCCTGTTTTAACCAGAAAAACCGATTTGCTTATTTCATTATTCTGAAAGTTATTTAGTTTCCGTTCAATCCGTGAACAGTAAAGATTGTATTCTTCTCAAACATCCCTACAGCAAATGCCAATTTGAAATAAAAAGGCATATTCTCATAGGCTTCAAAACTTGTGCGCTGTAAAAATTCATCTACAGACAACTCTTCAACATAACCATAAGGATTTGCTACAGTTATCTTGTCATTAGGAATATCCATCCCAACAAGCAGGGAATAATGAAGAGTCCACACATCACCATACTTAGCTGCCCACTCAAATGGCACAGGTACTCCTCTTGCCAGATTTTCATAAGCTGCATCTATCAGTTCCGTGTTTGACATGTATTTATGGATAGACGTAGTGTACTCCGGAAAGCGCTTGTTCATTTCTTCGCAGAACTTATCTCCTGTTGAGGTTATGACCTTGCCATATTCATTGTACAGATCCTCTTCTGTCAGATGTCCCCCATTCCATGCAGAAAACATCTCAATACAAGCATAACCACAGGAAACATCCTGGGTTATTACCTCTACTCCATCAACATATACAGGAGCACCATATTTATCATCTTTATATATAGATGAATAATCAGTAAGGATTCTTCCTGTCTGTATCCGTAGCTTTATCAAAAGTCCCACCAACACAATAATAATCAGCGTTATAAAAATGAGAACACTGCGAATTGTCTTTTTCAAATAATACCTCCTCTATCGTGTATAAACTGGATGCGGTTCACTTCATCTTCAGCCATGTCTGAATTGAATGTGACCATACCGGAATGTGGGTTATTAAAATTATATTTTAGACATTTCACCAGCCATATTGATAGAATAGAAGTCACGTATTTCCTTAATGTCTTCCGTCATTCCCAAAATCCACATGAGTTTTGTAAGAGCTGCTTCACCTGTCATATCGCGCGCTTCAAGTGCTCCTATAGCCATAGCTCTTTTACCGGTCTCATATACATCCATCTTGGTTCCTTCATATCTGCACTGGGTACCCACGACAACTGTCATTCCATTCTGAATAACTTTATCTAATGCTCCAATAAAATCGTGCTTGAGAAATGGCATACCACCGATGCCGTAAGCCTCGATATACAGGCCTTTATACCCCTGTTCAGCAATAGATTCGATAAAGCTTCTATGAATTCCCGGAAACATCTTTATCATGCAAACTTTATCAGAATATGTATTTGCTAATTTGAATATCCCGGTCCTCTCCGGAACAGCTGCAGTTTCAATCTTCATACCCAAAGAGCTGATTGTAGCTATATTAGGATAATTAATACTCTCAAAGGCATCAAAACTAAGAGATCTGACTTTTGATGCTCTGCAGCCCAGAATAACCTTTCTGTTAAAAGCCACAAAAATTCCGGGGATCTGACTTGCAGCCATGTGTATAGCACATCTGCAGTTCTCCATAGCATCTGCCACCGGATTAGTAATTGACAGCTGCGATCCCGTGATCACTACCGGAATATTAATATTTCTCAACATAAAAGAGAGCATTGATGATGTATACGCAAGTGTATCAGTTCCGTGAATGACGACAATTCCGTCATAGTCATTGCGGCAATCGCTGATCTTCTGCGCCAGAGCACACCAGTCCTCCGGAAAAATATTGGCACTGTCTACAGAACAAAAATCTTCAATCTCAATATCAGTATCACCGGAAACCATCTTGAGTTCCTTTTGCATGTCATGAATAGACAGGCCCGGAATAAGCCCATTCTTTTTCATTACAGCGGACAAAGTTCCGCCGGTATTTATTATCAAAATTTTTCTGCTCATATTTCGTCCTTTTTAGCTTTTAGGAATAATCAGCCATGCCAAGCGCAACATAATCTGTGTGATCGTTGAGTAGGAAGCTGCTTCTCCTGTATCATCACAAGTTTAGTATATTCCATTCCATAAAAAAAGGCCATCGCGCTATGCGATAGCCTCGTGTTCGAACCCAAGGAGTAATGTGTTTAATTAAAACCCAATACAGTTGCCCTTTAATGTGGCACCCTTAATGTTATTTTTTCCGTTTTTAGATGTGCAATCCTGAATGACTGCAGTTCCAAATGTAACTTTTTTACCAAGAGCAGAAGGAGTTCCTTCCTTTGGCCAGTTATAATTATACTTCTTGTTACTGTCTGCAGTACATTTTTTCATAGTTACTACACCGCTCTGGTTATTTCTGTCAAAACCACTTGCATAGTTTCCTACAGCTGAACATCCTTCTAAAACATGGTTCAATGGATCAAGGTGCGCTGCAACTCCTGGCGTTTTATTATCAACTCCACCAAGTTTAAAGCCGTTACCATCTCCATAGATCCCGTCACAATATCCGTTGTAGTTCGCCTTACAATTCTTAAATGTTACAGCGCCGTGTGCAGCATAGAGATCCCATCCGTCATCACTGTTGTACTCAGCAACACAACCTTCAAAATAGTTTCCTGTCCCTGAGTGAAGCTTACAAGCAAAGCCATCTGCATTTTCACCTTTTGGATCCGCATTGTGGTGTGAAGTACAGTTGTAGAATTTATTGTTTGAACCTCCGTTACTGATCTGGAAACCAGCGTCCTTGTTGTAACAGCAAATTACATTTGTAAAGGTATTGTTATTGCCATCTATAAAGATACCGTTATCAGCTGCATTTTTTACCGTAAAGTTCGAAAGCTTACTACCGCTTCCGGAAATGGTAATTCCCCTGCCTGAACTTCCACTTGTAGAGGAAAAGTCGATAGTAGCATTGTTCTTACCTGTGATATGAACACCTGATGGAAGCTTTATCGAACCACTCTTAACTGTACCATCAATTACAATTGT encodes:
- a CDS encoding MerR family transcriptional regulator → MTIKEVEQLLEVPRATIRFYEKENLIKPVRESNGYRDYSEYDVGRLKQIILLRKIGFSVIDIEDVLDEARTLDEVLEENLVRLGKQIEELNGAVLLSKRLKSDDVDIASFDVDKYWNVLEDAERRGNKFMDIARDIADTEKKTVFSYMGWTDMNGNLYDFPKSVIKFIGLIFILGIACFIRGEWTLVNFMSGVTIVAIILVESIIRIPLHFFGNRRKDKE
- a CDS encoding iron chaperone; protein product: MKWKCPKCGREFSKQNQGHYCMKPQNIEEYIAVQDAQVQPRLKEVRDILAEALPEAEERISWSMPTFWKGRNIIHFAAAKKHIGLYPGDGATEAFKKELTGFDVSKGTIRLPYDQELPADLIARIARWCYEEYRK
- a CDS encoding DUF2200 domain-containing protein, whose product is MARRSVFDMRFQDIYSALIQKAERKGRTIEEVKEVTAWLTGYSTEQIDAAMNSDITYGEFFSDTPAYNQRAALITGKICGIQIETIEDPLMKKIRQLDKLVDELAKGKPMESILR
- the gloA2 gene encoding SMU1112c/YaeR family gloxylase I-like metalloprotein, with amino-acid sequence MKLNRIHHIAVICSDKDTALNFYHNKLGFRILRENYRPERDDWKIDLKLDDSEIELFIMKDHPLRPSPEAYGLRHLAFRVDSVDETVAELESMGIPCEPIRRDAFTGEKMTFFRDPDGLPLEIHE
- a CDS encoding C39 family peptidase; protein product: MKKTIRSVLIFITLIIIVLVGLLIKLRIQTGRILTDYSSIYKDDKYGAPVYVDGVEVITQDVSCGYACIEMFSAWNGGHLTEEDLYNEYGKVITSTGDKFCEEMNKRFPEYTTSIHKYMSNTELIDAAYENLARGVPVPFEWAAKYGDVWTLHYSLLVGMDIPNDKITVANPYGYVEELSVDEFLQRTSFEAYENMPFYFKLAFAVGMFEKNTIFTVHGLNGN
- a CDS encoding asparaginase: MSRKILIINTGGTLSAVMKKNGLIPGLSIHDMQKELKMVSGDTDIEIEDFCSVDSANIFPEDWCALAQKISDCRNDYDGIVVIHGTDTLAYTSSMLSFMLRNINIPVVITGSQLSITNPVADAMENCRCAIHMAASQIPGIFVAFNRKVILGCRASKVRSLSFDAFESINYPNIATISSLGMKIETAAVPERTGIFKLANTYSDKVCMIKMFPGIHRSFIESIAEQGYKGLYIEAYGIGGMPFLKHDFIGALDKVIQNGMTVVVGTQCRYEGTKMDVYETGKRAMAIGALEARDMTGEAALTKLMWILGMTEDIKEIRDFYSINMAGEMSKI
- a CDS encoding RICIN domain-containing protein → MIKKLIKKVVIAITTASVIVASSTVATTVPKVEAASNIISDGWYYIKNINSQMYVEVANASDANGANVQQYTGNGNACQKWYVTNLGSNYITLKSGMAGGRMLDVNGGSSANGTNIQIWPANGKDSQTFRVVSISSGVVALQTKCSSNKQAVDVYNWSTAAGGNISTWEYNGLACQQFKFEACSNGSGNSSGSGSGSGNSSSSGNTSGSTITVKNGGTSLSSAISKAKSGTTIVIDGTVKSGSIKLPSGVHITGKNNATIDFSSTSGSSGRGITISGSGSKLSNFTVKNAADNGIFIDGNNNTFTNVICCYNKDAGFQISNGGSNNKFYNCTSHHNADPKGENADGFACKLHSGTGNYFEGCVAEYNSDDGWDLYAAHGAVTFKNCKANYNGYCDGIYGDGNGFKLGGVDNKTPGVAAHLDPLNHVLEGCSAVGNYASGFDRNNQSGVVTMKKCTADSNKKYNYNWPKEGTPSALGKKVTFGTAVIQDCTSKNGKNNIKGATLKGNCIGF